The genomic window GCTACCATAACGGCACCCTCGAACCGCGGACGAGATCCGTTAGCACTCGAAGGAGATTCACGCTTGGGCACGTTCATCGTCCGCCGCCAGCCGCGACGTGAGGCCCCCGAGCTTCCGGCCGGAGAGGTCGTCATCGACCCGCCGCCCGAGGTCCCGCGCGACTCCGGCAAGAACTGGTCGCAGCTGATGATGATGCTGCCGATGCTCGCCGGCGCCGGCGCGATGGCGTTGATGTACAGCCGCAACGGCAGCTCCGGACCGATGGGATACGTGCTCGGCGGTCTCTTCGGGCTGTCCGCGATCGGCATGATCGGGGTGGGTCTGCTGCAGAACGCCGGCGGCGCGAGCAAGCGGGAGCGCACCGCGCAGCGTCGGGAGTACCTGCGCCACCTCGCCTCGCACCGCAGCAACGTGAAGAAGACGATCCGGCGGCAGGCGACGGCGATGTTCTACCGCCACCCCGAGCCGGACCAGCTGCTGGTGACGGCGGCCAGCTACCGGTTGTGGGAACGGCGCCGCGACGACGCCGACTTCGGTGCGGTCCGGATCGGCCTCGGCCCGCAGCAGCTGGCGACGCCGTTGATCACGCCGCAGACCAAGCCGCTGGACGAGCTCGAGCCGGTCTGCGCCGCCGCGCTGCGCAGGTTCGTGAACACCTACGCCAACGTGCCGGGTCTGCCGGTCGCCATGGCGCTCGGCGGGTTCAGCCGCGTCTACCTGACCGGTGACGCGAGCGCCGCGCGGTCGATGCTGCGCGCGTTGCTCGCGCAGACCGCCGTCCACCACTCGCCGGACGACATGATGGTGGCGATCTGCGCCGGGCCCGCGGAGCGAGCGCACTGGGAGTGGGTCAAGTGGCTGCCGCACGGCTTCCATCCCGAGCGCGAGGACGCCGCCGGCAACCTGCGGCTCGTGGCGCCCAACATGCCCTCGATCGAGGCGATGCTCGACGACGTGCTGAGCACGCGGCCGCGGTTCAACCCCGCGGGCCCGCAGGTCCAGGTGCCGGGACCGCATCTGGTGGTGGTCGTCGACGGCGGCGACGTCGCCGGCTCCAGCCACCTGATGGCCGACTCCGGGCTCGAGGGCGTCACCGTCATCGACCTGTCCAGCCCGCCGCCGCGGCTGCTGGAGAGCTCCATGCTCGTGCTCGACGTGGCCGAGGACCGCGCGCTGCGCAGCCGCACCGACGACGTCGAGTCCGCGCTGGGCATCGCCGACTCGCTCGCCCTCCCGGAGGTCGAGGCGCTCGCGCGGCAGCTCGCGCCGCTGCGGATGTCCATCGGCGCCGTAGGCGAGAAGGCCATGAGCACGGCGATGGGTCTCGGCGAGCTGCTGGACGTCGGTGACCCATACCGTTACGACCCCGGACGCGGCTGGGGGCCGCGCGCGAACCGCGACCAGCTGCGGGTGCCGATCGGCATCGGCCCCGACGGGCGACCGGTCGAGCTGGACATCAAGGAGTCGGCGCAGGACGGCATGGGCCCGCACGGCCTGCTGATCGGGGCCACCGGCTCGGGCAAGTCCGAGCTGCTGCGCACGCTGGTGCTCGCGCTCGCGATCACGCACAGCCCGGAGACCCTCAACTTCGTGCTCGTCGACTTCAAGGGCGGCGCCACGTTCACCAAGCTCGAGCGGCTACCGCACACCTCGGCGGTGATCACCAACCTGTCGGACGAGCTGCCGTTGGTCGACCGGATGGTCGATGCCATCAACGGCGAGCTGCTGCGCCGCCAGGAGCTGCTGCGCACGGCCGGCAAGTTCTCCAGCCTGCGGGACTACGAGAAGGCGCGCCTCGCCGGCGCACCCCTCGATCCGATGCCCAGCCTGCTGATCGTGTGCGACGAGTTCTCCGAGCTGCTGTCGGCCAAGCCGGACTTCATCGACATGTTCGTGCAGATCGGCCGCGTCGGCCGTTCGCTCGGCGTCCACCTGCTGCTGGCGTCCCAGCGCCTGGAGGAGGGCCGGTTGCGCGGGCTCGACACGCACCTGTCCTACCGGGTGTCGCTGCGCACCAACTCGGCGTCCGAGTCGCGCGTCGTCATCGGCGCGCCGGACGCCTTCGAGCTGCCGCGCGCCCCGGGGCACGGCTACATCAAGTTCGGCACCGACCCGCTCGAGCGATTCCGGGCGGCGTACGTGTCCGGCATGTACAAGCGCAAGAAGGACGGCGGGTCCGCCGGCGACCCGCGCACCGACGGGGTCTCGATCCTGCCGTACGACACGCTGTACCACGCGCCGCCGATCGAGGTGAAGCCCGCCGACGACGCGGTCGCCGCGGACCCGGACGAGGGCGTCGGCGAAAGCCTGCTCGACATCGTCGTGGACCGGCTCGAGGGCCGCGGGCCCGAGGCGCATCAGGTGTGGCTGCCGCCGCTCGCCGAGCCACCGACCCTCGATCAGCTCCTGCCGGGGCTGTCGGTCGACCCCGAGCTCGGCCTCACCGCCGCCGGATCCGAGCTGCGCGGCACGCTGAAGGCGAACGTCGGCGTCATCGACAAGCCCTTCGAGCAGCGCCGCGAGACGATGCAGATCGACCTCTCCGGTGCCGGTGGCCACCTGATGGTGGTCGGCGCGCCGCAGTCCGGCAAGTCCACCTTCCTGCGCTCCGTGGTCTGCGGGCTGGCGCTCACCCACTCGCCGCGGGAGGTGCAGTTCTACTGCTTCGACTTCGGCGGCGGCGGCCTCGGCGCGCTGCGGGACCTGCCGCACGTCGGCTCGGTCGCCGGCCGGCGCGACACCAACGCCGTCCGCCGCACGATCGCCGAGCTCAGCCAGCTGCTGGAGCAGCGCGAGACGCTGTTCGCGCAGCACGGCATCGAGAACATGGCCGCCTACCGGCGCGCCAAGGCCC from Cumulibacter manganitolerans includes these protein-coding regions:
- the eccCa gene encoding type VII secretion protein EccCa, which encodes MGTFIVRRQPRREAPELPAGEVVIDPPPEVPRDSGKNWSQLMMMLPMLAGAGAMALMYSRNGSSGPMGYVLGGLFGLSAIGMIGVGLLQNAGGASKRERTAQRREYLRHLASHRSNVKKTIRRQATAMFYRHPEPDQLLVTAASYRLWERRRDDADFGAVRIGLGPQQLATPLITPQTKPLDELEPVCAAALRRFVNTYANVPGLPVAMALGGFSRVYLTGDASAARSMLRALLAQTAVHHSPDDMMVAICAGPAERAHWEWVKWLPHGFHPEREDAAGNLRLVAPNMPSIEAMLDDVLSTRPRFNPAGPQVQVPGPHLVVVVDGGDVAGSSHLMADSGLEGVTVIDLSSPPPRLLESSMLVLDVAEDRALRSRTDDVESALGIADSLALPEVEALARQLAPLRMSIGAVGEKAMSTAMGLGELLDVGDPYRYDPGRGWGPRANRDQLRVPIGIGPDGRPVELDIKESAQDGMGPHGLLIGATGSGKSELLRTLVLALAITHSPETLNFVLVDFKGGATFTKLERLPHTSAVITNLSDELPLVDRMVDAINGELLRRQELLRTAGKFSSLRDYEKARLAGAPLDPMPSLLIVCDEFSELLSAKPDFIDMFVQIGRVGRSLGVHLLLASQRLEEGRLRGLDTHLSYRVSLRTNSASESRVVIGAPDAFELPRAPGHGYIKFGTDPLERFRAAYVSGMYKRKKDGGSAGDPRTDGVSILPYDTLYHAPPIEVKPADDAVAADPDEGVGESLLDIVVDRLEGRGPEAHQVWLPPLAEPPTLDQLLPGLSVDPELGLTAAGSELRGTLKANVGVIDKPFEQRRETMQIDLSGAGGHLMVVGAPQSGKSTFLRSVVCGLALTHSPREVQFYCFDFGGGGLGALRDLPHVGSVAGRRDTNAVRRTIAELSQLLEQRETLFAQHGIENMAAYRRAKARGELPDDPYGDVFLVVDGWQTIRNDFEPIEPVLNDLGTRGLSYGIHLIGSASRWMDLRLALRDMFGTKYELRLGDPGDSVLGRRVAMNVPDDKPGRGLTPDLLHMLTAIPRIDGVQDVESLPDGVADLVARIRDAWPRPGAPAVRLLPREVRHDQVRPDRDRGLALGISELDLGPVYLDADSEPLMVVYGDSESGKSNLLRVLAHRIMERYSPDQAKIIIVDPRRSLLGEVPPSYLLAYGTTPDHAAAMSVQLAKTLRNRLPGSDVTPEQLRNRSWWTGPELFFLVDDVDLAAAGSPPPLQPLVDFMAQARDIGLHLTVTRRSGGAGRAQYEALLQRMRDLAAPGIVLSGSRDEGALVGTVRPQVLPPGRGYYVTRREGTRLVQIAWKPPADL